From Gossypium raimondii isolate GPD5lz chromosome 11, ASM2569854v1, whole genome shotgun sequence:
atgttgattgagttttagttcgattgTCATGGATATTGTTGCCAATGTAGGAGGACGTGGATTCGAGTACACTGAAgtgcattattctcctatttataagTTGGAAGAGGCTATGAATAGTTTTAaacattgtgttaaaaaaatgagtgacataaattaaacataaaggTGTGTGAAAGATTAGCTTACTTAAAATAgccaaaacaaacaaatttcGACTTACACAATAACTTAAACTAATTGATTTTAACTCGAGaagatcaaattgaattaaaaaatttagctAAATTCAAAGAAGTTATgagttaaaaaaatacaattacgTATCATAATCAATTATACGTATTACagttttgtataattaaaattaaatcattacaaactacaaacatacaaattaataattaaaatatataaaatgaaattcacaTACAATAAGACTTAAACCTAGAACAAAATTTAGACTagagtaaaatatatttaatgtcactaaattattaatacgTTTAcgttttagtaatttaattttaaaagttacacattcatcattgaactattcaaaaaattttatttaagtcactgaataatttaaaatttttttacttaaaccaCTAggctgttaagtttttttttttaaatgcccAGCTAGAAAGCTTTAAATGACAACTCAACGATCGATATGATAAATCAATACTCatctaatagtaaaaaaatgtgccttagatccaagttgatgTAACAATCAATGTTGAagatcaaaaaagaaaactgtttagattttgatttgtagattcatgatattaaaagtTGTTTTATAAGAAAAACTTAACAGTAGAAGAGAATGAGATAGAGAGTTTTCGATTGATAAAGGCggtgtaaataaataaagtcatacaacaacaattttaataacctaataatttaaataaaaattttgacaatttataattttttaaaattaaattactaaaacataaatttactaataatttaatcactatcTATAGAGTTTATCCTTTAAACTAAAACTCCTCGTACACAAATCACATTATTAGTGGGAAAATTCCCGATATTTAGCGGGAAAAGAAAGTAGTGGCTGGGCTTTTCCGACTTTTCATAttccttcttcttctacttATTTCTTCcccgttttattttatttttaatttcccttttatcactcgaaaagaaaaaaaaaaaaaaaaaggaataggGGTGAGGGTTTTGTAAAGGCCAATGGAGGGCTCCTCTTCCCAGCTATTTGATGATGATCAAAAGTCTTCTGGCGCTTCCAAGTTCCTCTTCAACCTTCCGTCTCGCGGCCACCTCTCCTCCACCGTCGTCTCCTCCAATCTGGTGGCattttttgttctcttttttctttaattaatttcacgTCATtctgtttaattttaatctttgttCGCGCCATTATATGTTGTTTTCTGTGCTTCGTCGcgcaaaattgtgacaagtcAAAGAAGTGTAGAACTGTTTGTTGAAGTAAAGTCGTTTTACTGAATCCGGAGTGAAGGAAATAGTTATGATTCACTTTGGATCGTTTAATTTTAGcaacaatgaaaaagaaaaaaaaacattttaggGTTCAAATTCGAGGTTTTAGGATATCTAATTAATGTGTTTCTTTTAGAATACATCCGCTACAAAATGTGTGTATGTTTTTATCTGATGAATGGTTTACTAGGGTTTTACAGTGAGAAAATTGACTTGGAAAGTAGAGAGAAAACTGTTATTTGAGTTAATGAAGATGCTTTATTAGTAAAACACACGGTTTTGATACAGAACCAGGGTTTGTTTATAGAGATGTCATTAAAGTCTGATCTATTTGGGATTAACCATTTTGGGCTGTCCTTAGTAAATATTTTAGGGGccttattttcatattggaaTAATTTCCAGTATTTTTAGGCTACCAAACTCTTGAATTTACTGACCAAACCTAACGTTATGTTACCTGCTTAGCATTCCCTTGTAAGCATGTTTCCATTTGCATATGTGCATTTTATATAGCATAATCTTTATTCCTTCACTTAAATTGTTCATGGCATGTGTTAAGTAATGAAGGTATAGGAGATAGCCGGTTTCACCATGGGATTTTTCTTCAATGGTTCTAGGATTGTGGACATGTTATGGTCTTTGTTTTGCCTTTGCTACTCTTCAAACTAGAGCAGTTTCCCCTTGTGTCTATATTTCAATGGGGCCAAGTCACTTCTCAAATAATAGCCTTCTGTAATCTGTCTATATCATTATACCAATTTGTTTCACATGGCCAGGATGCTGGAAGTTTGTACCCATTTGGCCTGTTTCTTTCTACCTGCTTTTGTTTGCATATTTAAGCAAGCATCTGATTTATGAGCCAGCCTATTCAGCAGCTCCCTTTCTGGTAACTTTCTAATTATTCCATGCTATTTCTTTCAAGGAGTCTCcctgaaaaaaagaaagtacaATCTGTTATTCAATTACATTCATATACTGCACTTTTCTTATCAGGAAACAAGCTAAGAAGAGTTTCTCATTTGGTTAAAGAATGAATCAACTTAGTTAGAGGGAAACTGGTTGGGTTGTCTAGCCAAATTATTGCAGTCACCTATATTGCTGCTTATAAGCTTCTTTGATGtgtaatgcatttttggatctTTTTAACTACTATAGTCtttttcatttgattgttttatttctcggcataattcttttttctgcttttattattattattttgaactgATAATTTTTTAACCCTGTCAATGCATGAAGAGCATGTCATTTTGTACAAAAATGTCGCTTATATTGCAAAATTCTGCAGGGGGGGATGCGAGTGTATATTTGCGAGCACAACACTTCTCCACCAGGTGGCTGTAGACTTAAAACTTATTAGGGACTTCcaatacttttgaaaataaattttatttattttaaacttatgcATGACCGTTTCATTAATGTCTTCTTGTTCGACTTGAGAATCATTACTTACTGTTGTTAATGCTTTACTTCCATCTTAATGTTCAGGGTCTtaagtgtatatatatctaattaaaattgcccctaaaattGGGACTTTTGATTCACTAAAGGtcttaaaaatttatgtgtGCAACACCTGCTTTTGGGGAACCTCTAGGCAGCCTTCTGCCAACGTGCATTCTAGTTTCTGTAAGATAGGCTTAATCAGATATTGTTAGTGAAAAAACAATTTGTAAGGCATACTATTAATTGAACTTTTGTGCCAGCTTACCTATACTGCCGTCGTTTCTGCCATTTTTTAATGGGTTACTCTTGTTTTACTGAATTAAGTTATAATCAACATGTATTCTTGAAGCTCACctattttgtgaaaataattaacAGGAAAGTGATTTAAAAATTCACTGCAAAATTTAAGCTATAGAACTCATTGCAACAGTTTGGGAGcctaaaattttcctaatttgAAGCATGTACAAGATATATAATGTATCTTAAGAATATGATTTTGACGCCCTAAATCTTTATTCTGAACTTCAACTTACTCGAGTATCTATTAATTATATGGACATATGATCAGTGTTGAGTGGTAGTTAAATTgctattttgtttctatttttatttatctgtTACCAATTCATGTTTTATACTTGATAAATGTAAGGAAGTAGAGCAAACATCTGAAACCATGCTATAATCGTCGTGTTTATAATATTAGTATGCACATTTTTCTGTTGGTTATCTTGTTCATTCCCAAGAAGAGCTGCACTAGTACAAGAAATAGTTGTGAGATTTGTTCTTATTGACAAGCTAgataattttctttctcttgtaTGTCCAGAGAGCCAGCACATAAAGACAAACCAACAGAACATACTTATTAGATCGCTCATGCTTAATGACAAGAATGGTGATTCCAGTTCAAAGGATGTGAAAACTGCAGCTGAGGGTCCTAGAAAGAGGTaatgatttcttctttcttgggTGAATGATGTTTAGATGTCTTGTTACTATTTATTGTGTGTGtacatcttcttctttttctaacattaatttcattataggttcttatcatatttgctttttttgatacaatgcctagaactacccatagcctctccccaacccttaaataggaggataatgtgcttaAATGCACTCGAATTCATGTCCTCCTACACTGGCAACAATGCGATGTCAATCGAGCTAAGATTCAACCGGCTTGTGTGTGTATGTTAATTGTCTTAGATTCACTGTTAACCCTCATTTAGTCATGTGTAACATCAAGATGTAACCATCTTTTTGTAACTTTGTTCAGCCTGCTGTTGTAGCGGATCACATGGATTGCATGATGTGCTTTTATTGCACTTGCATCATATTGCATTCAATGATGCTCGATGACTAGGGTAGATTGTTTGATGCCTGCCGTTCTTTTTCCTGCAGGGCTGCTGAAAGAGTCATGGATAGCAGGGCTTCAGCAAAGAAAGCCAATACACAAGGTAGTTCTCAACCTGGTCagttaataaatgttttgtaatgGTACTTATGTGTGTATTCATGTGCATGGTTCAGTATATGGGTCAATATTGTCAAGAAACTATAATGTCACTGCCGGTGTTCATAGTTGGTATTTTGTTTTACATATTCaacgattttatttttcaatgcaGTCTCAACCTTGAATAACAGTTGTTGCATGGAATGGTAATTAATATTGATGCAGTATTTTAGAAGTGACTAGATTCTGTATTTTATGTCTGGCTTGGCCCATCTGTCGGTCCTTTATGCTCTTTACTTGATTCAAAACTTTTATCATCTCACTATGTTGGTTGATCACAGTTTGGAAGTCAAGATTCTTTTGCTTTTTCGTGTTGCTTATCTATACAAACTTATGATACTGAGACGTTTCTTCACTTGGGAAAAGTAGCAAAGCACGAATGCTGGATTACCATTGCTGGTTAGCTTTGTAgatttaaaatatctttttatcTGATTGATTTCTAGTGAGGTTTCCACGTTTTTGTTAGTAAATCAGTATGCAATGTGAATGAAGCCATTCCTTTTTCATCAAACCACGTTATTCAGCATGAGTATGTATGATTTTTCTTGTTAAAATTGTCTCAAATCTTTATTCATGGTTTTATTATTCAGAGAGTAATCATCTTGAATTCCGCTAATGACTTGGAAACTTGCAGAGGGATCAAGCAGTCGTGCAGCTGAGAAGGACTACCATAGTTTAACAGTAGATAGGCTTCGTGCCCTTCTAAAGGAAAGAGGACTTTCTTCCAAGGGAAAGAAGGCATGTTCTCTAGTAAAGCTTTCTTGGATGCCATCTTTAGTCTCCCTTAAATGTTTAGCTAATTAGTATTATATTCGGGACGCATTTAATGATCCGTTGTACACAACTGCTGTGCAGGATGAACTGATTGCTCGCTTGAAATGTGTAAATGGTTCATCGCAGAAGTCAGAGTGACGCCGCAGCTCTATCAATGTATACGTTGGCAGAGGTAAAAGAGAAGTAGGCGATCATGTTGTCTTTTGCGTAACTTAGGGAAGTGACACCAAAATGGAAGAATTACTTAAAACTTAGTGTTTCCTGAAAATAATGAGTAAGAGAAATTCTAGAACCTTTGCGTTTTGGGGTTAGTATTTGTGTTATCACTTgcaagtcttttttttttctttttagttttgctattgtttttttatttagttgcCATCTTCCCTTAAAagataatatgatttttattattaatcttttaattaatgtaaattaattaaagaaaaattattgggatgttattaatttaacatttgataattttgagttgacaTGTAACATGTCATAATTAACCCAATCAAACTGATCCCCGCCAAATGGATTTCCTGTACAAATCCTGACAAACCGAGCCTACCAAATGGAGTTTATTAGCCAAATGAATCTACATAAACGTGAAATCTTTTTCCTTAGGCCCAAATAATGTtgcatttttaataaacggaATAAAAAGGTCAAATTGGTGAGATTTTTAGGTATCAATCAGGTGGgtggaattttgaaattataaatatataaagttgtaacaaattttaaataaaaatatgtattcaattaaaggatacaaaatttaatataaatctaGAGGGTGTTAACTTggaataatatttttgaaaggagtttaaattttcaaatttttatttacttttgcTAATTATTATCCGGTTAAATTGTTTTCAGTGACTTGAAAATCAAagtgatttaattatatattagattatggTACACTCGTAATAATgagtgaaaaattataaaaaaataaatatataaaaatttgatttaatgatcAAATAAAGCATTAGTTGAAATAATAAAGACATTGAAATTATAGTATTTTGGGTTTGAATCACATGCATTTCTTagatttcatattatttgaaatgacaaaaatatttccgtaataatatttattgtattataaAAGGAATAGTTTTTGATAATTACTTAGTTAAGTTGAGACTCGGTTGAAGAGTAAGACCAACTCAATAAGCTTTTTAAATGTAGTATAAGTACATAAATACAAGAATGAGGCTATAGCATTGTTGTTTAAGGGGAAGgttccaaattttttaattttaaattcgagtCTCATTGCATGTGAGTATGACATGAGTCTTCAGTTTCatcatatatatcatatttaaattttatttgaattcgCTCTAATTCTTCATTCGTGGTATTTTATtcgaatatgtataaattttattgaaactctttcaaaattttcatattacttttaaacatgtatttaacTATATAAATTATCTATCCTTAATTAAACCACTTGAAAATAAAGAGTTTTAAAGTAGGAGCGAGAGCGTTGAGGTGTCAAAAAGTGGCAACTTGCAAAGTTTGTCTATACCCCATTGATACGAAGGTTTGAAGTTAGGTTGATCTGACTATGATAGGAGGAATGGCCTAAATGAGTAAGTGGACGGTGCAAGGTCACATCAACATCATCAAATCGTTTATCCGCCTAATTCCACTATTATTATTTCGGCTGCAAAATTACAACGCCGCTTCTTTCAATTTCAGAATCAGATCCCATCCCATGCAGTTCGTTTTAGGTACTCGTAATTACCCacatttcaattcttttataaaatgaaGTACACCTGCACTAATATTTTCGGCTACTGATTATCTCTTCTAATAAAatcgtttttaaaatttaaattcatatgttaatatattttatattatttgtagaattaaattttttgattaaatttgttaaaaattccaaaataaaaaaatagagaaatgggCTATTTTCTGagatatttatgaaaataggtcgattttgaagagaaagtaaaaatGCGTCgcattttctaacttttttaatACACCAGTTCTTTTGGTCAGATGGTTAAATGCTAGTGATTCCTCTTCACAtactcacatttgtattttttatttcatgttgtttcaagtttttttctattttaaattatttttaacacattagCTCATTTGGTTAGATGATTAAATAATAGTGATTTTATCCTTGAGTTTTAGCTTTGATCATTCTTTTAAGcacattcatatttttatttcatgttgcttcaagtttttttaattaataaatatattattttaagtttttatattaataactcttatttgtaaaatcaaataataaaaaatattttaatgataaatatattttattttttaaaacatcaactaattttttgatatattttctttatatataatatttatttttccacATATATTGTGGGTATGatgatttctaatattataaaatgaaataattatttcaaatataattgtttttccAATTACATTATGAGTATGGTAAAGTATTTTTATAggtgaaatatttcaattaattatttcgaatatcattatgtttatatgtaaaGTATTTCAAATACACATGCAAAATATATACtactaaaatttactacactcatgatatagattgaaaaataaatattacacattTTCATCTGATACAGCAGTGAAAACGCATCCTACAACGCAGGTTTTCAACCACATCAACAGAAAACGCATCCTGCTGAACACGTTTTTATCTTCtctctaaaattgacttttTTCCTTAAATATCACataaatctacccaaaatcttaattattaaagaaatgggtttgacttttttttattattaagattttaatagtaaaatcaCATATTGCATAAAATCTAGTAATATAAAtgtcaaaagaaaagaagaacaaacCCATTTTCAGTTTGCAATGTTGTTATAGTGGCCGACAATGCAAAAACTACCTGCCGGCAACCTTTCTTAAAATCCGATAGATGATGGGTTTTTAATTTGGttggtttaaattgaataaattattaaaatttataaaattataaaaaaaataaaattataaaagtacttattttttgccttatttttaattcgtaaattgattaattttttatccaattGATCCAACCGATCGACTTGATTTTGATAAGCTCAActttcaattataatatttcttCTAGAATATTTCCAATCAATggaagtttttttatttaaaattgttttatctCTATCCCACTTGGACATGTGACAATGCAAGAAGCAACTTGAGAAGCACCCACGGATGGCCTTCCGTCTTGCGCCACTTGATGTTCATCATTAATCAAGCCACCCGTTATTAGCGAGTGCAGGCTTATCTCAAGAGGGGACCATTGAGGCATAACAATACCGTACTACCTTAGCAAAGGGAATGTCAAAACAATACCGCGTTTAACGACAACCAACATGTAACAGACTTGCCACTTGGCCGACCACGCTAGTAGGAGCGAAGCCATAAAATTTTTTGAGGGAGATTGGAataaagttgtatatttttatgatagaaaaagtgaaatttcaccatttgaatagtctatatctttataatttttaaagaattagatCAAATTTTCTCGTTTTTGGGGGGCCAAAgtaaaattttactatatactattttaaattttttaaaattataaaatgactaaaagtaaaattttccattttaagagGGTTGGGGCCCTGCCAGCCCCCCTTGGCTCCACCCTTACACACGAGCAATCCCTATGGCATGATGAAGAAAAGATATTTTCCCTCAACTCTCAGCTTCCTCAAGCTTTATAGCCTAGCACACTATAACCTCATCTTCTCTTTCATCCTCAATTTATTTCAATGGTTTGCCTGACTTAAGCTGTCAATAGTCGATACACAATCTCATTGATCTATCTTTCTTCTTTATAAACAAAACCGATGCACACCAGGGCGAGAAACTCGATCGTGCAAAACCTCTATCCgttaactcttgcaactgaactttcaactctttcaactctgtaAGAGCCATTCTGTACAgagctatcgatatcggtgATTTTCCCGGTACTAACacaatagcaaattcaacctctctgatCGGTGGTAACCCGGGTAACAATTTTAGAAATACAACTGAATATTCACTAACCACTGGTACTGAATCAATCTTCATCTCAAACACTTTTGTATCTAGTACATATGCAAGATATGCATTGCAACCCATTCTCACATACTTTTGTGCTAGCATAGCCGATATTACAACAGGTAACCCGCTCGAATCATCGGATTCAATACGTAGAGTGTCACTGTTCTGACATTTTAACACAGTAATATTTCGTCTACAATTCACAACCGCATCATGCAAAGtcagccaatccatacccaatatCATATAAAACTCATCAAACGGTAAAAGCATCAAATCGGTCAGAAAATTGTAACTTCGAGTtatcaaaggacaattcttgctTAATTTATCAATTAGAACATACTGACCTAAAGGGTTCGATACcttaaccacaaattcgatggaCTCGAAAGGTAAACTCTTATTAAACACTAAATTTGTACACACATAATAATGGGTtgatccaggatcaatcaatgtaGTTACATCAGtgttataaagagaaaaagtatCGGTGATAATATTTGGTGCCGATGCATCTTCACGAGCGCAAATAGCGTAAGCTTTGTCTGGCGTCTGTGCCTCGGATCTCACAGCAGAATCCTTTGTTGCACCTCTACTACCACTCACATTTCCAATATTTCAAGGTGGTCTCCCTCTTGCAGCTGTATTGCTCGGTCGAGCAGTCGAAAGTTTGTTTTTCTCAAGTAACTCAGGACAATCCTGAATGAAATGCTCTTGCGAGCCACATTTAAAACAGGCTCTATCATTCATCCAACATTCTCCAAAATGTCGTCTACCACACTGTTGACACTCAGGTTTGTTGGCCTTGACACTACCAACACTCGCT
This genomic window contains:
- the LOC105802103 gene encoding uncharacterized protein LOC105802103, with amino-acid sequence MEGSSSQLFDDDQKSSGASKFLFNLPSRGHLSSTVVSSNLGGMRVYICEHNTSPPESQHIKTNQQNILIRSLMLNDKNGDSSSKDVKTAAEGPRKRAAERVMDSRASAKKANTQEGSSSRAAEKDYHSLTVDRLRALLKERGLSSKGKKDELIARLKCVNGSSQKSE